One genomic segment of Gadus chalcogrammus isolate NIFS_2021 chromosome 3, NIFS_Gcha_1.0, whole genome shotgun sequence includes these proteins:
- the sde2 gene encoding splicing regulator SDE2 isoform X1 encodes MELFVSSSALRFSNVSLVSLPVGSRVGDLVQDVLTDHGLPTDDFYVTTNGRVSGQAELLLQGSVYHLEPRLCGGKGGFGSMLRALGAQIEKTTNREACRDLSGRRLRDVNHEKEMAEWLKKQAELEGEKDQRRVERLQRKLVEPKHHFTDPDYQQQCHDLSERLEDSVLKGMQASSSGVVSAEAGPSTKRAKQHPASVPKKKKRFWSGVGDLDLDSEEEDEDEALPGPSHPTRPKAAVPSSSTPARPSAEPVSTGSRQPEPVSTSSDKPKPEPVSTSSDQPEPEQMSTGSDQPEPVSSGSDQPEPVSTGSDQPEPVSTSSDQPEPEPVSTGSDQPETEPTTQINQDPQPTEPQPTEPQPTQAAPQQVHPPLDLDAAGSPEDLEAAGLDQLKEALRSRGLKCGGTLKERASRLFSVRGLTAEQIDPLLRAKTSAKGKK; translated from the exons ATGGAGCTGTTTGTTTCTAGCTCCGCTCTCAGATTCTCTAATGTTTCTCTTGTTTCGCTACCCGTTGGCTCGAGGGTCGGAGACCTGGTCCAGGACGTCCTGACTGATCAT GGTCTTCCCACCGATGATTTCTACGTCACGACCAACGGGCGTGTGTCCGGGCAGGCGGAGCTGCTCCTGCAGGGCTCTGTCTACCACCTGGAGCCCCGGCTATGTGGAGGGAAAGGAG GGTTTGGCTCGATGCTCCGCGCTCTGGGAGCTCAAATCGAGAAGACTACGAACCGCGAGGCGTGCAGAGACCTCAGCGGGCGCCGCCTCCGAGACGTCAACCATGAGAAAGA GATGGCAGAGTGGCTGAAGAAGCAGGCGGagctggagggggagaaggaccAGCGACGGGTGGAGCGACTGCAGAGGAAGCTGGTGGAGCCCAAACACCACTTCACCGACCCGGACTACCAGCAGCAGTGCCACGACCTGTCGGAGCGCCTGGAGGACTCTGTGCTGAAGG GCATGCAGGCCTCCTCCTCTGGGGTGGTTAGTGCGGAGGCGGGACCTAGTACCAAACGGGCCAAGCAGCATCCAGCTTCAGTCCCCAAGAAGAAGAAACGCTTCTG GAGCGGGGTTGGAGATCTAGACCTGGacagtgaggaagaggatgaagacgaGGCGCTACCCGGTCCATCTCACCCGACCAG ACCCAAGGCGGCCGTGCCTTCCAGTAGTACTCCTGCCAGACCCTCTGCAGAACCGGTCTCTACTGGCTCAAGGCAACCTGAACCGGTTTCTACCAGCTCAGACAAACCGAAACCTGAACCGGTTTCTACCAGCTCCGACCAACCGGAACCTGAACAGATGTCCACTGGTTCAGACCAACCGGAACCGGTCTCTTCTGGTTCAGACCAACCAGAACCGGTCTCTACTGGTTCAGACCAACCTGAACCGGTCTCTACCAGCTCAGATCAACCCGAACCTGAACCGGTCTCCACCGGCTCAGATCAACCCGAAACTGAACCCACGACCCAGATAAACCAAGACCCCCAGCCGACTGAGCCCCAGCCGACTGAGCCCCAGCCGACGCAGGCCGCACCACAG CAGGTGCACCCGCCCCTGGACCTGGACGCTGCAGGCTCCCCAGAGGACCTGGAGGCGGCCGGTCTGGACCAGCTGAAGGAGGCGCTCCGGAGCCGCGGCCTGAAGTGCGGCGGGACCCTGAAGGAGCGAGCGAGCCGCCTGTTCTCGGTGAGGGGTCTGACGGCGGAGCAGATCGACCCCCTGCTGCGGGCCAAGACCAGCGCTAAAGGCAAGAAGTGA
- the sde2 gene encoding splicing regulator SDE2 isoform X2: protein MELFVSSSALRFSNVSLVSLPVGSRVGDLVQDVLTDHGLPTDDFYVTTNGRVSGQAELLLQGSVYHLEPRLCGGKGGFGSMLRALGAQIEKTTNREACRDLSGRRLRDVNHEKEMAEWLKKQAELEGEKDQRRVERLQRKLVEPKHHFTDPDYQQQCHDLSERLEDSVLKGMQASSSGVVSAEAGPSTKRAKQHPASVPKKKKRFWSGVGDLDLDSEEEDEDEALPGPSHPTRPKAAVPSSSTPARPSAEPVSTGSRQPEPVSTSSDKPKPEPVSTSSDQPEPEQMSTGSDQPEPVSSGSDQPEPVSTGSDQPEPVSTSSDQPEPEPVSTGSDQPETEPTTQINQDPQPTEPQPTEPQPTQAAPQVHPPLDLDAAGSPEDLEAAGLDQLKEALRSRGLKCGGTLKERASRLFSVRGLTAEQIDPLLRAKTSAKGKK from the exons ATGGAGCTGTTTGTTTCTAGCTCCGCTCTCAGATTCTCTAATGTTTCTCTTGTTTCGCTACCCGTTGGCTCGAGGGTCGGAGACCTGGTCCAGGACGTCCTGACTGATCAT GGTCTTCCCACCGATGATTTCTACGTCACGACCAACGGGCGTGTGTCCGGGCAGGCGGAGCTGCTCCTGCAGGGCTCTGTCTACCACCTGGAGCCCCGGCTATGTGGAGGGAAAGGAG GGTTTGGCTCGATGCTCCGCGCTCTGGGAGCTCAAATCGAGAAGACTACGAACCGCGAGGCGTGCAGAGACCTCAGCGGGCGCCGCCTCCGAGACGTCAACCATGAGAAAGA GATGGCAGAGTGGCTGAAGAAGCAGGCGGagctggagggggagaaggaccAGCGACGGGTGGAGCGACTGCAGAGGAAGCTGGTGGAGCCCAAACACCACTTCACCGACCCGGACTACCAGCAGCAGTGCCACGACCTGTCGGAGCGCCTGGAGGACTCTGTGCTGAAGG GCATGCAGGCCTCCTCCTCTGGGGTGGTTAGTGCGGAGGCGGGACCTAGTACCAAACGGGCCAAGCAGCATCCAGCTTCAGTCCCCAAGAAGAAGAAACGCTTCTG GAGCGGGGTTGGAGATCTAGACCTGGacagtgaggaagaggatgaagacgaGGCGCTACCCGGTCCATCTCACCCGACCAG ACCCAAGGCGGCCGTGCCTTCCAGTAGTACTCCTGCCAGACCCTCTGCAGAACCGGTCTCTACTGGCTCAAGGCAACCTGAACCGGTTTCTACCAGCTCAGACAAACCGAAACCTGAACCGGTTTCTACCAGCTCCGACCAACCGGAACCTGAACAGATGTCCACTGGTTCAGACCAACCGGAACCGGTCTCTTCTGGTTCAGACCAACCAGAACCGGTCTCTACTGGTTCAGACCAACCTGAACCGGTCTCTACCAGCTCAGATCAACCCGAACCTGAACCGGTCTCCACCGGCTCAGATCAACCCGAAACTGAACCCACGACCCAGATAAACCAAGACCCCCAGCCGACTGAGCCCCAGCCGACTGAGCCCCAGCCGACGCAGGCCGCACCACAG GTGCACCCGCCCCTGGACCTGGACGCTGCAGGCTCCCCAGAGGACCTGGAGGCGGCCGGTCTGGACCAGCTGAAGGAGGCGCTCCGGAGCCGCGGCCTGAAGTGCGGCGGGACCCTGAAGGAGCGAGCGAGCCGCCTGTTCTCGGTGAGGGGTCTGACGGCGGAGCAGATCGACCCCCTGCTGCGGGCCAAGACCAGCGCTAAAGGCAAGAAGTGA
- the mtif2 gene encoding translation initiation factor IF-2, mitochondrial isoform X1: MWGVVRSTRLRTPSSLLARLLFPPLLSPPLLSPPPLLRQPIRQLAAKQVKGQKKGHQKVKVNADKQEVEIRKRMTVAELARAMNKDADHVFEALLNTPAESQTLEEEEVLEERWIKEVVTRSGMKYRWARLAQEKERENRDASRRVLAPASLRPRPPVVTIMGHVDHGKTSLLDALRRSQLVEQEAGGITQHIGAFLVALPTGEQITFLDTPGHAAFTSMRARGANATDIIILVVAADDGVMNQTVESIQHAKNARVPVIVAVNKCDKPQAEPERVARELLEHGVVGEEHGGDVQVIPVSALKGDNLMLLAEATVALAEVLELKADPGGPVEGVVIESRTDRGKGAVASVIVQQGTLRRGCVLVAGRSWAKVRFLFDEQDKALEEAGPSRAVQVVGWKDLPSAGEELLEVESEQRAREVVEWRSYEEEQAQLKEEHKVIQERQQEHQERYQEQRQSTAHLSWRQRKAALYRANRQQAAMRPSEKTEKNQHCLPLIVKGDVDGSVEAILGLLESYDAHDQCQMELVHFGVGEISEKDVNLAETFSGSIYGFNVSASKSILRLAEKKGVQIHLHNIIYKLIDGLKEELSSTLPALLSHNVLGEAAVLAVFQVSVGKKKVLVAGCRVRSGLLDRRMRFRLLRDQETLWEGSLTALKHHKDDVQKVGTGVECGLSLDTALEFSPGDVIVCYEEVSQPQVIAWDPGF, from the exons ATGTGGGGGGTCGTGAGGAGCACCCGGCTCCGGACCCCATCCTCCCTACTGGCACGGCTCctgttccctcctctcctctctccccctctcctctctcctcctcctctcctccgccagCCAATCAGACAGCTCGCTGCCAAACAG GTGAAGGGTCAGAAGAAGGGTCATCAGAAGGTCAAGGTCAATGCTgacaaacaggaagtggagaTCAGGAAGAGGATGACGGTAGCGGAACTCGCTCGGGCCATGAACAAAGATGCTG aCCATGTGTTTGAGGCGCTCCTCAACACCCCGGCGGAGTCGCagaccctggaggaggaggaggtcctggaggaGCGCTGGATCAAGGAGGTGGTGACGCGGTCCGGGATGAAGTACCGCTGGGCGCGCCTGGCCCAGGAGAAAGAGCGGGAAAACAGGGACGCCAGCCGGAG GGTTCTGGCCCCAGCCAGTCTGCGGCCGCGCCCCCCCGTGGTGACCATCATGGGCCACGTGGACCACGGGAAGACGAGCCTGCTGGACGCTCTGAGGAGGAGTCagctggtggagcaggaggcCGGGGGCATCACTCAGCACATAGGGGCCTTCCTAG tggcgcTCCCCACAGGTGAGCAGATCACCTTCCTGGACACGCCCGGTCACGCTGCCTTTACCTCCATGAGGGCCCGGGGAGCCAACGCCACCGACATCATCATCCTGGTGGTCGCCGCCGACGACGGCGTGATGAACCAAACGGTGGAATCCATTCAACACGCCAAGAATGCCCGAG TGCCGGTCATCGTGGCGGTGAATAAGTGCGACAAGCCGCAGGCGGAGCCGGAGCGCGTGGCGCGGGAGCTGCTGGAGCACGgcgtggtgggggaggagcacGGAGGAGACGTCCAGGTCATCCCCGTCTCCGCCCTGAAG GGGGACAACCTGATGCTGCTCGCTGAAGCTACGGTGGCGCTGGCGGAGGTCCTGGAGCTGAAGGCGGACCCCGGCGGCCCGGTGGAGGGCGTGGTCATCGAGAGCCGGACCGATCGGGGGAAGGG tgcggTGGCGTCCGTCATCGTCCAGCAGGGCACTCTGAGGAGGGGGTGTGTGCTGGTGGCGGGGCGGAGCTGGGCCAAGGTGCGCTTCCTGTTTGACGAGCAGGACAAGGCGCTGGAGGAGGCAGGGCCTAGCCGGGCGGTGCAGGTGGTTGGCTGGAAGGACCTCCCATCCGCGGGGGAGGAGCTACTGGAGGTGGAGTCTGAG CAACGGGCGcgggaggtggtggagtggaGGAGCtacgaggaggagcaggcccagCTGAAGGAGGAGCACAAGGTGATCCAGGAGCGGCAGCAGGAGCACCAGGAGCGCTACCAGGAGCAGCGGCAGAGCACCGCCCACCTCAGCTGGCGCCAGAGGAAGGCGGCGCTGTACCGCGCCAACCGCCAGCAGGCCGCCATGAGGCCCAGCGAGAAGACCGAGAAGAACCAGCACTGTCTGCCCCTCATCGTCAAAG GGGACGTGGACGGCTCGGTGGAGGCCATCCTTGGCCTGCTGGAGAGCTACGACGCCCACGACCAGTGTCAGATGGAGCTGGTCCACTTCGGCGTCGGGGAGATCTCGGAGAAGGACGTGAACCTAGCGGAGACCTTCTCAG GCTCCATCTACGGCTTCAACGTGTCGGCCAGTAAGTCCATCCTGCGCCTGGCGGAGAAGAAGGGCGTCCAGATCCACCTCCACAACATCATCTACAAGCTGATCGACGGCCTGAAGGAGGAGCTGAGCAGCACGCTGCCGGCCCTGCTGTCGCACAACGTCCTCG GAGAGGCGGCGGTTCTGGCCGTGTTCCAGGTCAGCGTGGGGAAGAAGAAGGTTCTGGTGGCCGGCTGTCGGGTCCGCAGCGGTCTGCTGGACCGACGCATGCGGTTCCGTCTGCTGAGGGACCAGGAAACGCTGTGGGAGG GCTCTCTGACGGCGTTGAAGCACCATAAGGACGACGTGCAGAAGGTGGGGACGGGGGTGGAGTGTGGCCTCTCCCTCGACACCGCCCTGGAGTTCAGCCCTGGGGATGTCATCGTCTGCTACGAGGAGGTCAGCCAGCCCCAGGTCATCGCCTGGGACCCGGGCTTCTAG
- the mtif2 gene encoding translation initiation factor IF-2, mitochondrial isoform X2, with the protein MRARGANATDIIILVVAADDGVMNQTVESIQHAKNARVPVIVAVNKCDKPQAEPERVARELLEHGVVGEEHGGDVQVIPVSALKGDNLMLLAEATVALAEVLELKADPGGPVEGVVIESRTDRGKGAVASVIVQQGTLRRGCVLVAGRSWAKVRFLFDEQDKALEEAGPSRAVQVVGWKDLPSAGEELLEVESEQRAREVVEWRSYEEEQAQLKEEHKVIQERQQEHQERYQEQRQSTAHLSWRQRKAALYRANRQQAAMRPSEKTEKNQHCLPLIVKGDVDGSVEAILGLLESYDAHDQCQMELVHFGVGEISEKDVNLAETFSGSIYGFNVSASKSILRLAEKKGVQIHLHNIIYKLIDGLKEELSSTLPALLSHNVLGEAAVLAVFQVSVGKKKVLVAGCRVRSGLLDRRMRFRLLRDQETLWEGSLTALKHHKDDVQKVGTGVECGLSLDTALEFSPGDVIVCYEEVSQPQVIAWDPGF; encoded by the exons ATGAGGGCCCGGGGAGCCAACGCCACCGACATCATCATCCTGGTGGTCGCCGCCGACGACGGCGTGATGAACCAAACGGTGGAATCCATTCAACACGCCAAGAATGCCCGAG TGCCGGTCATCGTGGCGGTGAATAAGTGCGACAAGCCGCAGGCGGAGCCGGAGCGCGTGGCGCGGGAGCTGCTGGAGCACGgcgtggtgggggaggagcacGGAGGAGACGTCCAGGTCATCCCCGTCTCCGCCCTGAAG GGGGACAACCTGATGCTGCTCGCTGAAGCTACGGTGGCGCTGGCGGAGGTCCTGGAGCTGAAGGCGGACCCCGGCGGCCCGGTGGAGGGCGTGGTCATCGAGAGCCGGACCGATCGGGGGAAGGG tgcggTGGCGTCCGTCATCGTCCAGCAGGGCACTCTGAGGAGGGGGTGTGTGCTGGTGGCGGGGCGGAGCTGGGCCAAGGTGCGCTTCCTGTTTGACGAGCAGGACAAGGCGCTGGAGGAGGCAGGGCCTAGCCGGGCGGTGCAGGTGGTTGGCTGGAAGGACCTCCCATCCGCGGGGGAGGAGCTACTGGAGGTGGAGTCTGAG CAACGGGCGcgggaggtggtggagtggaGGAGCtacgaggaggagcaggcccagCTGAAGGAGGAGCACAAGGTGATCCAGGAGCGGCAGCAGGAGCACCAGGAGCGCTACCAGGAGCAGCGGCAGAGCACCGCCCACCTCAGCTGGCGCCAGAGGAAGGCGGCGCTGTACCGCGCCAACCGCCAGCAGGCCGCCATGAGGCCCAGCGAGAAGACCGAGAAGAACCAGCACTGTCTGCCCCTCATCGTCAAAG GGGACGTGGACGGCTCGGTGGAGGCCATCCTTGGCCTGCTGGAGAGCTACGACGCCCACGACCAGTGTCAGATGGAGCTGGTCCACTTCGGCGTCGGGGAGATCTCGGAGAAGGACGTGAACCTAGCGGAGACCTTCTCAG GCTCCATCTACGGCTTCAACGTGTCGGCCAGTAAGTCCATCCTGCGCCTGGCGGAGAAGAAGGGCGTCCAGATCCACCTCCACAACATCATCTACAAGCTGATCGACGGCCTGAAGGAGGAGCTGAGCAGCACGCTGCCGGCCCTGCTGTCGCACAACGTCCTCG GAGAGGCGGCGGTTCTGGCCGTGTTCCAGGTCAGCGTGGGGAAGAAGAAGGTTCTGGTGGCCGGCTGTCGGGTCCGCAGCGGTCTGCTGGACCGACGCATGCGGTTCCGTCTGCTGAGGGACCAGGAAACGCTGTGGGAGG GCTCTCTGACGGCGTTGAAGCACCATAAGGACGACGTGCAGAAGGTGGGGACGGGGGTGGAGTGTGGCCTCTCCCTCGACACCGCCCTGGAGTTCAGCCCTGGGGATGTCATCGTCTGCTACGAGGAGGTCAGCCAGCCCCAGGTCATCGCCTGGGACCCGGGCTTCTAG